The proteins below come from a single Oscillatoria sp. FACHB-1407 genomic window:
- a CDS encoding GDSL-type esterase/lipase family protein has translation MELRICFVGDSFVNGTGDPTYLGWTGRICLSARQRGHDITYYNLGVRRETTTDIHRRWQSEVACRLPDPNQGRVIFSFGVNDTTLEEGKPRVESDVSARNAHTILDQARQMFPVLMVSPVPIADREQNWRSAYLTEKLAEVCAQLGVPFLDVFSPLYSSQVWLREVAQNDGAHPLADGYSELALLVENWSAWRDWLGEGK, from the coding sequence ATGGAACTTCGGATTTGTTTTGTCGGTGACTCGTTTGTAAATGGCACAGGAGATCCTACTTACCTGGGCTGGACAGGACGTATCTGCCTATCAGCCCGCCAACGTGGACATGACATCACCTACTACAATCTGGGGGTACGGCGAGAAACCACAACCGACATTCATCGACGGTGGCAATCCGAAGTCGCCTGTCGCCTGCCCGACCCCAACCAGGGCAGAGTCATTTTCTCCTTTGGGGTAAACGACACCACCCTGGAGGAGGGCAAACCTCGTGTTGAATCAGACGTGTCAGCCCGCAACGCCCATACAATCCTTGACCAAGCACGGCAGATGTTTCCGGTGTTGATGGTCAGCCCAGTGCCGATCGCCGATCGAGAGCAAAACTGGCGATCGGCTTACCTCACCGAAAAGTTGGCAGAGGTCTGCGCTCAACTGGGGGTGCCGTTTTTAGATGTGTTTAGCCCGTTGTATAGCTCTCAAGTTTGGCTGCGGGAGGTGGCGCAAAATGACGGTGCCCATCCCTTAGCCGATGGTTACTCTGAATTAGCCTTGCTGGTCGAGAATTGGTCAGCGTGGCGAGACTGGTTAGGGGAGGGGAAGTAG
- a CDS encoding aldo/keto reductase gives MQYRRFGRTGLSMPVLSCGGMRYQHSWKDVPGWQIPQSSQNNLEATIRRAVELGINHIETARGYGTSEVQLGQILPKMPREQLIVQTKVSPVADAKEFQRTLDQSLRNLRLDYVDLLGLHGINTPELLEYSLRPGGCLEVAQRFQAQGKVRFIGFSTHAPTDVILQAIATNQFDYVNLHWYYINQINWQAIAAAQAHDMGVFIISPSDKGGMLYKPPQKLVNLCSPLSPIVFNDLFCLSHSQVHTLSIGAARPSDFDEHLKVLDYLDRADEILPPILQRLEQEAIHCLGEEWFKTWQVGLPKLEDTPGKVNIRAILWLRNLAIAYDMIDYAKTRYNMLGNASHWFPGNKADRITQLDLRSCLTRSPHADKIPGLLADAHHLLSGQEVKRISQQ, from the coding sequence ATGCAGTATCGACGATTTGGACGAACAGGACTGTCAATGCCCGTTCTCTCTTGTGGAGGGATGCGATATCAACATAGTTGGAAGGATGTACCGGGGTGGCAAATTCCTCAAAGTAGCCAAAACAACCTGGAAGCAACGATTCGTCGAGCCGTTGAGCTTGGCATTAACCACATCGAAACAGCGCGTGGTTATGGCACCTCTGAGGTGCAATTGGGGCAGATTTTGCCCAAAATGCCTCGTGAGCAGTTGATTGTGCAAACTAAGGTGTCTCCAGTTGCCGATGCAAAGGAATTTCAACGTACGCTTGACCAGTCATTAAGGAACCTCCGCCTGGACTACGTTGATCTGCTGGGGCTACATGGCATCAATACCCCTGAGTTGCTGGAATATAGCCTGCGTCCGGGGGGATGTCTGGAGGTTGCCCAACGATTTCAGGCACAGGGCAAAGTCCGATTCATCGGCTTCTCGACGCACGCCCCCACAGATGTGATTTTGCAGGCGATCGCCACTAATCAATTCGATTACGTCAACTTGCACTGGTATTACATCAACCAGATCAACTGGCAGGCGATCGCTGCGGCTCAGGCTCACGATATGGGGGTATTTATTATTAGCCCATCCGACAAAGGCGGAATGCTCTATAAGCCACCCCAGAAGTTGGTGAATTTGTGTTCTCCCCTGAGTCCAATTGTGTTCAACGACTTGTTTTGCTTGAGCCATTCCCAGGTGCATACCCTGAGCATTGGGGCAGCCCGTCCCAGTGATTTTGACGAGCACCTGAAAGTATTGGACTACCTCGACCGCGCCGATGAAATCTTGCCGCCCATTTTGCAGCGACTGGAACAAGAGGCGATCCATTGTCTGGGTGAGGAATGGTTTAAGACCTGGCAGGTGGGTTTGCCCAAACTGGAAGACACCCCTGGCAAGGTAAATATTCGGGCGATTCTGTGGTTACGAAACCTGGCGATCGCCTATGACATGATTGACTACGCTAAAACTCGTTACAACATGCTAGGCAATGCGAGCCACTGGTTTCCAGGAAACAAAGCCGATCGGATTACTCAACTCGATCTGCGATCGTGCCTCACCCGCAGCCCTCATGCCGACAAAATTCCAGGGTTATTAGCTGATGCTCATCACCTGTTGAGCGGTCAAGAAGTCAAGCGGATCTCACAGCAATAG